Part of the Mycolicibacterium thermoresistibile genome, TCGATGCGTCGATCGACCCGCTGTCGCAGACGTCGACGCTGGGCACCGCGAACGTGGCTATCGAGCGATCAGGGGCGTAGAGTCGATTCCAGCCGTCCCAGCGACGTGACGGTAGGAGTTCAGATGATCAGGAATCGAAACCGCGCACTCGGTTTGCTGGCGTTCACCGCGGCAGCTGGGGCAGGACTCGCGGCGCCCACGCTCATCGGGGCGGAAGCAGTTCCGGAGGAACGCCGAATCGAGGAACGCCGAATTCTGGCGCAGCCCTGTATCAATGGCATCGTTCCGGGTAATCCCTATGTCAAGAACTGCAGCGCGCCCAAGACCGGTCCGCGAATCCGGGGTCAGGCGCCCGATGCGGCGGCGATCATCGCCTGCCGCGGCATTCCGGGCTGTCTGGCGTACTACGTGAACTATCCGGGCCGAACCGTCTGGGGCCCGGCCACCCCGCGGCCGTGATGGGTCAGACCTAGAGTTGCGGACCCTCGGCGCGTAATTCATCCACCGCAGCCATCGCCTCGCGCAGCCTGCTCAGCCACTCGTCGGTGTGTTCGCCGACGAGTCGGACACACCAGGCCAGAGCGTCGGCGCGGGAGCGGGCGACCCCGGCGTCCACCAGGGTGTCGAGCACCTGCCGTTCGGGCTGCCGGAGCCGGGTCATCACCGGTACCGCCAAGTGGGTGAACAGGATTCGCTTGGGATGGGGATCGGCGGCGTATTCGACGCCCCAGGCCACCTTGCGACCGTACCGGTCTTCGGCTTCATCGGCGATCCGCATCCGGTCTGCGCGGGTCTCCTCCCGGAACCTGGCCACCCGGCCGGTCGCACGCGCGTCACCGTCCGCGCCGGAACCGTCGACGTCCGGAAGCCGCCCGATGACGGTGATCTCCTCCCGGTCGACGATCACAGTCGGATCGCCGGTGAACCATCCGTCGGGGATACGGCCGGCGAACCAGTCCGCGGCGTCGTCGGCATCGGGACGTGAGCTCTGTTGCCAGCCCACGGACCGGCGGTGCATTCGTCGCATGATTACATGATTACAACGTAAGAACCCTTACCCAGGTGCGTTCGCTATCGGTGAACGCTGCCGCAGGGGTCCGGCTAGCGGCGCCGTAGCAGCGCGGCCCCGCCGGCCACCAGCAGCACGATCAGCACCAGAGCCGCCCAACCCGCTCCGGCCAGCCACCACACCAGCACCAACGCCGCGATGACCGGCGAGGTCGCGAACAACACCATGCCCGGATGCTGTTTCAACACCGCCAGCGCGCCGCGTGCCCGGTTCCGGTCGATCTGATTTCCCGCCATGGCCCCAGCATGCCAGCGCGCCGCCGGCTCGTTACCGTGATCGTGCAACCCCCGGAAGGGATCCAGCCCTCGGAGGGGATGAACGTCACCACTCGGTGCGGGCGGGCGTCAGTCCGCCGACCCGGAGCACAGCAGGGTGAGCTCGTCGACCACCGCATCCAGCGCCGCCGGATCACGCCGCGCCTGCGCCAGCACCAGCGCACCCTCCATCGCGGTGAGGATCAGCACCGCCACCGAGTTCGCGCGCCGCCGGGCCATCCCGTCGGACACCAGCTTGTCCGAGATCAATCCGGTCAGGTCCGCGAAGGCGACGCCGGCGACATCGCGGGCGGCACGTTCGGTGCCCAGCGCCGCCGCGACGATCGGGCAACCGACGGCGTAATCACCGGCCTCCAGCCCGTCGCGCCACACCCCCACCAACTCCCGCAGCGCGGTGGGCAGGTCGGCGGCCTCGTCGAGCACGCGGGCCACTCGTTCGGTCAGCTGGGCGGCCGCCGTGCGGGTGGCCTCCTCGATGAGCTGCGCCTTACCGGCCGGGAAGTGGTGGTAGATCGATCCGCGTGGGGCTCCGCTGTCGGCCAGGACGTCGGCGAACGACGTCGCCGCGACCCCCTGGCGACGCATCAGGGCCACGGCGCTGCGCAGCATCGCCGCGCGCGGACCGCTCTGCGGATCTCGGCGCCGGGTCACCTCCACCCCCATCCGTCGTGTCCACCGATCTGCCTATGTATGATGCCATACATAATTTCAGTTCGCGGCCGTTGCCGGCCGATCGCTTCGAGGAGTGCCATGACGGATCTCTCGGCTCCGCCGCACCCGTTCGACAGCGCCGTCGGGCTGAGCCCGGCACTGCGCGGCCGCACCCGCCCGGAGTACGCGAACATGGTGGGCCCGTTCGGCGGTATCACCGCCGCGACGCTGGTCCGCGCTCTCGAACAACATCCCGACCGGCTCGGCGATCCGCTGGCGATCACCGTGAACTACCTGGCCCCGCTGGTGGACGGCGAATTCGACGTCACCGCCCGCGCGGTGCGTACCAATCGCACCAATCAGCATTGGCTGCTGGAACTGTCCCAGGACGGCACGGTGACCACCACCGCGTCCGCGGTGACCGGCCTGCGCCGCGACACCTGGGCCGACACCGAGATCTCCCCGCCCACCGCGCCTGACCCCGAAGACGTCGCGGTGCAGGAATTCCCCGAGTTCATCGCGTGGGCGCGCAACTACGAGATGCGGTTCGTGCGCGGCGCGATCCCGACCGAAGAGGCCGTCGAACAACCGGATTCCACCTCGACGCTGTGGGTACGGGACGCTCCGCCGCGTCCGCTGGACCATCCGGCGCTGACCGCGCTGTGTGATGTGTTCACACCACGGGTGTTCCTGCGTCGCGGCCGGGCCATGCCGGCGAGCACCGTCTCGATGACCGTGTACTTCCACGCCGACGCCGCGGAGCTGGCCGAGGTGGGCGAGGACTTCGTCCTGGGCACCGCACGCGGCCACCGCTACACCGGCGGACACTTCGATCAGAGCGGTCAGCTGTGGAGCAGAGGCGGCACCCTGCTCGCCACCACGCATCAGCTGGTGTACTTCAAGGACTGACCGCACACACCGGGCCAGCACCCATACCCCGTATGGGTATAGACTCGGGGTATGAGCGTCGAAATCCACGTCCGGGGCATGAGCTGCGGCCACTGCGTCTCCGCGATCACCTCCGCCGTCCGACCGTTGCCCGGTGTGGAGGGCGTCGAGGTCGACCTCGACGCCGGTGTCGTACGCGTCACCGGCACCCCGGACGAAGGAGCCGTCACCGCCGCGATCGAGGACTGCGGCTACGACGTGCCGGGGGCATGAACACCGGCGGAATGAACACCGTCACCCTCACGGTCGGCGGCATGACGTGCGCCTCGTGTGCGGCGCGGGTGGAGAAGCGACTCAACCGCATCGACGGGGTCGTCGCCACCGTCAACTTCGCCACCGAGCAGGCGACGGTGCGGTATCCCGACCACGTCGACCCGGCGGATCTGATCGCGGCGATCGAGGCCACCGGGTACACCGCGAGCCTGCCCGCCCCTCAGCGCGACACCGGCGGCGCCCCGGCAGGAGCCGCAACCGGAGCCGCCGGGGACGACCACGATGCCGAGGCCGAACGCTGGCGGCGACGGCTGACCATCTCCGCGGCGCTGAGCATCCCGGTCGTGGTGCTGTCGATGATCCCGGCGCTGCAGTTCACCCACTGGCAGTGGCTGGCGCTCACGCTGACCTCACCGGTGGTGGTGTGGGGGGCGTGGCCGTTCCACCGCGCCGCGGTGGCCAACCTGCGGCACGGCACGGCCACCATGGACACGTTGATCTCCCTCGGCGTCACCGCCGCGTATCTGTGGTCGCTGTGGGCGTTGTTCTTCACCGCCGCCGGCATGCCCGGGATGACGATGACGTTCACCCTGCTCCCCGCGGACACCGGCGAACCGCACATCTACCTCGAGGTGGCCGCCGCGGTGACCACCTTCATCATCGCCGGACGCTACTTCGAGGCGCGCGCCAAACGGCAGTCCGGGGCCGCGCTGCGGGCCCTGCTCGACATGGGCGCCAATGACGTCGCCGTGCTGCGGGACGGCGCCGAAAAACGCGTCCCGATCGGGGAACTGCACGTCGGCGACGTCTTCGTGGTGCGTCCCGGCGAGAAGATCGCCACCGACGGGGAGGTGGTCGCCGGGAACTCCGCCGTCGACGCGTCGATGCTCACCGGGGAGTCGGTGCCGGTGGAAGTGGGGCCGGGCGATCAGGTGGTCGGGGCGACGGTGAACGTCGGCGGGCACCTGCAGGTACGTGCCACCCGGGTCGGCGCCGACACCCAACTGGCGCAGATGGCGCGGCTGGTCACCGAGGCGCAGAGCGGCAAGGCCGAGGTCCAGCGGCTGGCCGACCGGGTGTCGGCGGTGTTTGTGCCGATCGTCATCGCGCTGTCGGCACTGACCCTGGCCGGATGGCTGCTGCTGACCGACGCACCAGTCAGTGCGGCCTTCACCGCCGCCGTCGCGGTGCTGATCATCGCGTGCCCGTGCGCGCTGGGTCTGGCCACCCCGACCGCCCTGCTGGTCGGCACCGGCCGCGGCGCCCAACTCGGCATCCTCATCAAGGGACCGCAGGTGCTGGAGTCCACCCGCCGCATCGACACCGTGGTGCTGGACAAGACCGGCACCGTGACGACCGGCCAGATGTCGGTCACCTCGGTACACGTCGCCGACGGACTCTCCGAGACCGAACTGCTGCGCTTGGCCGGCGCGGTCGAACACGCCTCGGAACATCCGATCGCCCGGGCGGTGGCCACCCACGCGGCCCAGACGGTGCCGCCGCTGCCGGAGGTGTCGGACTTCGAGAACCACGGCGGCAACGGAGTTTCCGGCCGGGTGGACGGGCACGACGTGCGGGTCGGCCGGTTGGCCTGGCTCGGCCTGTCCGCCGGGGACCGACTGCGCAACGCCGCCGCCCAGGCCGAGGCCGCCGGACACACCCCGGTGTGGGTCGCCGTCGACGGCCGCATCGCCGGTGTGATCGTGGTGTCCGACACCGTCAAGGACCATGCGGCCGAGGCGATCGCCGAACTGCGGGCACTGGGCGCCACACCGGTGCTGCTCACCGGGGACAACGACCGCGCCGCCCGCACGGTGGCGGCCCAGGTCGGCATCGACGACGTGATCGCCGGCGTGCTGCCCGCCGAGAAGGTCGACCACATCAAACAACTGCAGGACCGCGGCCGGGTGGTCGCGATGATCGGTGACGGGGTCAACGACGCCGCCGCGCTGGCCCAGGCCGATCTGGGGCTGGCGATCGGCACCGGCACCGACGTGGCGATCGAGGCCTCCGACCTGACCCTGGTGACCGGTGACCTGCGGGCCGCGCCGGACGCGATCCGGTTGGGGCGCGCCACCTTACGCACCATCAAGGGGAATCTGTTCTGGGCGTTCGCCTACAACGTCGCGGCGCTGCCGCTGGCCGCGGCCGGTCTGCTCAACCCGTTGATCGCGGGCGCGGCGATGGCGTTCAGCTCGGTGTTCGTGGTGAGCAACAGCCTGCGGCTGCGCCGCTTCACCCCCTCCCGCTGATTGTCGCGATACGAGCGACCCCTTTTGCACGGGGCTGCGCGGCGTGTCGGCGGGCAGACACCTTCGTAAGTGGTTTTTGTCAAGGGGTTGGGGGGCTCTGCCCGGTCCTCGTCTCTACGTAGTCATCAAACGGGTTTGGTACCCAACTGCGTGCAACCGAGTTCGGTGAGGACGGGCGGGGCCTGCTCATGGTGTCTGGCGAGGTCACCAAGTGGTGCCTCAGGGGCGCTTGGAGCTTGGCCCCAACCGTGGTTATTCGAGTGGCTTGGTTAAGCGGCCACGGGCATCACCTGCGCGGCGGCGATGGCGCCATCCCAGCGCACCCGCTGGGTGACCACGACATGCAGCCAACGCAGCAACGCCGCAGCGATCGCTGCTCGGGCCTGGCCGTCGGTGAGCTTGTTGTCGTCGCGGGTCGTCAGATACCGGTAGCGAGCGAGCATCACCGGATTATGTTGAAGGGCACCCCATGTCGCGCGCCAGGCGGCCAGCCGCAGCCGGGGTCGGCCACGCCGGGAGATCCGCGCTCGGCCGTTGAAGGTGCCGCTGGCGTTGTCGCGTGGGCACAGCCCGGCATGTTTGACCAGCGCGCGAGGGCTGTCAAAACGGGTGGGATCGCCGGTTTCGGCCAACATCGCCGCCGCTCCCACCGCCGAGACTCCGGGGATGCTGGTGACCAACTCGGTCAGCTCGAGTTCGTCGAGCACCTCAACCATGCGGGCTTCCACCTCGGCCAGCCGGATGCTGGCCGCGCGCCAATCAGAAAGCACCCAGCGGGCCCGCTCCAGTACACCGCGGCGTTGGACCATCACCCCGGCCGGGTCGACCAGCGCGACGAAGACCGCCTCGATGATGGCCCGACGCCGCCGCTGACCACCCCAACGGCCCAGCTCGCGAACCACCGCGGCCTCAAACCGTGCCAGCCCACGTCCCTTGAGCCGTTCCGGGCGGCCGTCACAGCGGTCGAGCACCACCGCCACAGCCGCACACCAGTTGCTCGAACCGAAGGGATCCGCCGCCGCCTCCAGCACCCCCGGCCAGACGCACTCCAGCAGGTCGCGCAGCTGCTGCACACACGCAGTGGCCTCGGTGACCAGCCGCTCACGGCGCGCTCCCAGCTGGCGCAGCCGCGCCCACGTCTCCTCAGCACGCTCGGGGCGGTAACAATGCAGCTGGGCCACCAGCCGCGCGATCAACATCGCATCCTTGTCATCGCTTTTGTCACGGGTGTAGTCCTCAGCTTCACGTGCCCGACCCACCAACATCGGGTTCACACACATCAACGTCATATCGCGTTGAGTGGCAAGCTGATTGAGCACCATCCAGCGATGCCCGGTCGGCTCACACCCCACCGTCACACCACAGAACCCATGCTTGTGCGCCACGCGCTGCGCCCACTCCAGCACAGGACCCAATTCCCACGCCCGAGCCTTCACCGTCTTGCGGGCCAGCACCTGCGAATCGTGATCACACACCACCACCGCCTGCTTCTTATCCGCCAGATCAATACCGACGATCACATGATCGGCCGGCACCAGCCGCCGCAGCTCGGCCAACTTGGCATTACGGCGCTTGTCACCACGCGACAGACCACTACCCTTGGACACGACGCCCTCCTCCATGTCATTGGGACTCGAACCCGTCAACGACATCAGGAGGGCGTCGCCACTTTCATCACCAACACGCCGCATAGCTCTCTTACTACGGTCGCTCGCCGGGGTCACTCCGCGCGGCGGGCGCGGTAGAGCTTGACCTCGCCCTTGATGCCCTTGAGCCGGCGGGATCCGGCGAACGACCAGCGGAACCGCTCGTCGTCGCCGATCGCCTCCCGGGTGGCCTCGGCCACCAACACCGATCCGGGACGCGCCACCCCGGTCACCCGGCTGGCCAGATTGACCGGGCTGCCGTACCAGTCGCCGGCCCGGCTGACCGCCATCCCGGTGGCCATCCCGGCCCGCACCCGCGGGAAGT contains:
- a CDS encoding TetR/AcrR family transcriptional regulator, with protein sequence MTRRRDPQSGPRAAMLRSAVALMRRQGVAATSFADVLADSGAPRGSIYHHFPAGKAQLIEEATRTAAAQLTERVARVLDEAADLPTALRELVGVWRDGLEAGDYAVGCPIVAAALGTERAARDVAGVAFADLTGLISDKLVSDGMARRRANSVAVLILTAMEGALVLAQARRDPAALDAVVDELTLLCSGSAD
- a CDS encoding acyl-CoA thioesterase, which translates into the protein MTDLSAPPHPFDSAVGLSPALRGRTRPEYANMVGPFGGITAATLVRALEQHPDRLGDPLAITVNYLAPLVDGEFDVTARAVRTNRTNQHWLLELSQDGTVTTTASAVTGLRRDTWADTEISPPTAPDPEDVAVQEFPEFIAWARNYEMRFVRGAIPTEEAVEQPDSTSTLWVRDAPPRPLDHPALTALCDVFTPRVFLRRGRAMPASTVSMTVYFHADAAELAEVGEDFVLGTARGHRYTGGHFDQSGQLWSRGGTLLATTHQLVYFKD
- a CDS encoding heavy-metal-associated domain-containing protein; protein product: MSVEIHVRGMSCGHCVSAITSAVRPLPGVEGVEVDLDAGVVRVTGTPDEGAVTAAIEDCGYDVPGA
- a CDS encoding heavy metal translocating P-type ATPase, with amino-acid sequence MNTGGMNTVTLTVGGMTCASCAARVEKRLNRIDGVVATVNFATEQATVRYPDHVDPADLIAAIEATGYTASLPAPQRDTGGAPAGAATGAAGDDHDAEAERWRRRLTISAALSIPVVVLSMIPALQFTHWQWLALTLTSPVVVWGAWPFHRAAVANLRHGTATMDTLISLGVTAAYLWSLWALFFTAAGMPGMTMTFTLLPADTGEPHIYLEVAAAVTTFIIAGRYFEARAKRQSGAALRALLDMGANDVAVLRDGAEKRVPIGELHVGDVFVVRPGEKIATDGEVVAGNSAVDASMLTGESVPVEVGPGDQVVGATVNVGGHLQVRATRVGADTQLAQMARLVTEAQSGKAEVQRLADRVSAVFVPIVIALSALTLAGWLLLTDAPVSAAFTAAVAVLIIACPCALGLATPTALLVGTGRGAQLGILIKGPQVLESTRRIDTVVLDKTGTVTTGQMSVTSVHVADGLSETELLRLAGAVEHASEHPIARAVATHAAQTVPPLPEVSDFENHGGNGVSGRVDGHDVRVGRLAWLGLSAGDRLRNAAAQAEAAGHTPVWVAVDGRIAGVIVVSDTVKDHAAEAIAELRALGATPVLLTGDNDRAARTVAAQVGIDDVIAGVLPAEKVDHIKQLQDRGRVVAMIGDGVNDAAALAQADLGLAIGTGTDVAIEASDLTLVTGDLRAAPDAIRLGRATLRTIKGNLFWAFAYNVAALPLAAAGLLNPLIAGAAMAFSSVFVVSNSLRLRRFTPSR
- a CDS encoding IS110 family transposase, which encodes MSKGSGLSRGDKRRNAKLAELRRLVPADHVIVGIDLADKKQAVVVCDHDSQVLARKTVKARAWELGPVLEWAQRVAHKHGFCGVTVGCEPTGHRWMVLNQLATQRDMTLMCVNPMLVGRAREAEDYTRDKSDDKDAMLIARLVAQLHCYRPERAEETWARLRQLGARRERLVTEATACVQQLRDLLECVWPGVLEAAADPFGSSNWCAAVAVVLDRCDGRPERLKGRGLARFEAAVVRELGRWGGQRRRRAIIEAVFVALVDPAGVMVQRRGVLERARWVLSDWRAASIRLAEVEARMVEVLDELELTELVTSIPGVSAVGAAAMLAETGDPTRFDSPRALVKHAGLCPRDNASGTFNGRARISRRGRPRLRLAAWRATWGALQHNPVMLARYRYLTTRDDNKLTDGQARAAIAAALLRWLHVVVTQRVRWDGAIAAAQVMPVAA